The Kineothrix sp. MB12-C1 genome includes a window with the following:
- a CDS encoding sensor histidine kinase translates to MKLKYNDKNKADYAQFRSKLHIRLLGIAVIALIITSVLYTLGWRGRGGEWMVSVFRKVFRMDYRNAVNIYQLVFRNYKYIIWTIAIVVTFFVLLRVVFNWFTRYFDMINQGIDTLLSNDSEIYLPSEMAAIERKLNAVKQELRQRTLEAQLAEQRKNDLVMYLAHDIRTPLTSVIGYLNLLAEAPDMPADQKAKYVDITLDKAYRLEKMINEFFEITRYNLQQISLSKENIDLYYMLVQLIDELSPTLCENGNTAALKSDENLTIYGDPDKLARVFNNVLKNAMAYSYPNTEIHISAEEKGGSVVISFMNKGKTIPQEKLSSIFEKFYRLDEARTSNTGGAGLGLAIAKEIITLHGGTITANSKSETIVFIITLPVKN, encoded by the coding sequence ATAAAATTGAAATATAATGATAAAAACAAAGCTGACTATGCTCAGTTTAGGTCAAAATTGCACATTCGGCTTTTGGGTATTGCCGTTATAGCTTTAATTATTACTTCGGTTTTATATACGTTGGGATGGCGTGGGCGCGGCGGTGAATGGATGGTTTCTGTTTTCCGGAAGGTTTTTAGAATGGACTATAGGAATGCGGTTAATATATATCAACTGGTCTTTCGCAATTATAAATATATCATTTGGACGATTGCTATTGTCGTCACATTCTTTGTTTTGCTGCGGGTGGTCTTTAATTGGTTCACCAGATATTTCGATATGATCAATCAGGGAATCGATACCTTACTATCCAATGATAGCGAGATATATTTACCATCTGAAATGGCGGCAATAGAACGTAAGCTAAATGCAGTAAAGCAGGAATTAAGGCAGCGTACTTTAGAAGCGCAGTTAGCCGAACAGCGTAAAAATGATTTGGTTATGTATTTGGCACATGATATACGTACACCGCTGACGTCAGTAATCGGCTATCTCAATCTTTTGGCAGAAGCTCCGGACATGCCCGCGGATCAAAAGGCAAAGTATGTAGATATTACACTCGATAAGGCTTACCGTTTAGAAAAAATGATAAACGAATTTTTTGAGATAACACGCTATAATCTGCAGCAAATAAGTCTATCAAAAGAAAACATAGATTTGTATTACATGCTTGTGCAGCTTATCGATGAGCTTTCGCCTACACTATGCGAGAATGGAAATACAGCAGCTCTTAAAAGCGATGAAAACTTAACCATTTATGGTGATCCCGATAAATTAGCAAGGGTATTCAATAATGTTTTGAAAAATGCTATGGCATACAGCTATCCAAATACAGAAATACACATTTCTGCCGAGGAAAAGGGCGGTTCGGTAGTTATCTCGTTTATGAATAAGGGAAAGACGATTCCACAAGAAAAACTGTCCTCAATTTTTGAAAAGTTCTATCGCTTAGATGAAGCCCGTACCTCAAATACAGGCGGAGCCGGTTTGGGATTGGCAATAGCAAAGGAAATCATTACATTACATGGAGGAACGATTACGGCAAACAGCAAAAGCGAAACCATTGTATTTATTATTACGCTGCCGGTAAAAAATTAG
- the vanR gene encoding VanR-ABDEGLN family response regulator transcription factor, which translates to MSDRILVVDDEVEIADLIEVYLNNENYTVFKFYTAKEALEFINTTELDLAILDIMLPDINGFILCQKIRERYTYPVIMLTAKDEETDKITGLTLGADDYITKPFRPLEMVARVKAQLRRYKKYNAIHSEGTAKDVISHSGLIMNIKTHECLLDEKSLVLTPTEFSILRILLENKGSVVSAEDLFHKIWQDEYYSKSNNTITVHIRHLREKLNDTVDNPKYIKTIWGVGYKIEI; encoded by the coding sequence ATGTCTGATAGAATACTTGTCGTTGATGATGAAGTTGAAATTGCAGATTTAATAGAAGTCTATTTGAATAACGAAAACTATACTGTCTTTAAATTTTATACAGCAAAGGAAGCTCTTGAATTTATCAACACAACAGAGCTTGATCTTGCTATTTTAGATATTATGTTACCTGATATTAACGGTTTTATACTATGTCAGAAAATAAGAGAACGATATACCTATCCTGTTATTATGCTGACAGCAAAAGATGAAGAAACCGACAAAATCACAGGGCTTACACTCGGCGCAGATGATTACATTACGAAACCATTTCGCCCGCTTGAAATGGTTGCAAGAGTAAAGGCTCAACTGCGTCGATACAAGAAATATAATGCGATCCATTCCGAAGGGACAGCAAAGGATGTTATTTCTCATTCTGGCTTAATAATGAATATTAAAACGCACGAATGCTTGTTGGATGAGAAATCACTCGTACTAACCCCCACGGAGTTTTCTATTTTGCGTATTCTCTTAGAGAATAAGGGTAGTGTAGTTAGTGCGGAAGATCTATTTCATAAGATTTGGCAGGACGAATATTACAGCAAAAGCAACAACACAATTACGGTTCACATTCGACATTTAAGAGAAAAGTTAAATGATACCGTTGACAATCCGAAGTATATAAAAACAATATGGGGAGTGGGATATAAAATTGAAATATAA
- a CDS encoding glycoside hydrolase family 127 protein, producing the protein MNREVDLRNIKISDEFWSKRQSQIINVVIPYQEAILNDDIEGAEKSHAFANFRIAAELEKGDFYGMVFQDSDVAKWLEGVAYSLAIRPDEVLERRADMIIDVIGKAQQKDGYLNTYFTIKEPERRWKNLQECHELYCAGHMMEAAVAYYEVTGKEKLLRVMERMADHIMDQFGPDKRSGIPGHQEIEIGLMRLYHTTGKEKYSDLAQYFIDERGKNPYFFKDENEQRGWTHFGIDPMDTKYNQSYAPVREQKTAEGHSVRAAYMYTAMADIAGKTGEEELLQACETLWDNITERRMYLTGGIGSTVEGEAFSLDYDLPNDTIYAETCASIGLVFFAKKMLDIHPSNKYADVMERALYNGILSGMQLDGKRFFYVNPLEVNPEISGKLYGHKHVLPERPGWYACACCPPNVVRLLMSLGKYAWSESEDTIYSHLYLGGNAEFKYADIEVKSLYPWEGNIIYTINPKQDNICFTLAIRIPSYVKNRTIQLNGELIKDAEEKDGYLYLSRIWEKGDKVEITFPMEIRKIYCNTKVRENEGCVALMRGPFVYAFEGVDNGEHLQELRIPKETEFAVSVCENEPLEGMVIIELNGIRMHGSKALYTEEKPIAEHVRIKAIPYFAWGNRGLNQMKVWVLETE; encoded by the coding sequence ATGAATAGAGAAGTTGATTTAAGGAATATAAAAATCAGTGATGAATTTTGGTCAAAAAGACAGAGTCAGATAATAAATGTAGTGATTCCCTATCAGGAGGCAATTTTGAATGATGATATTGAGGGTGCAGAGAAAAGTCATGCATTCGCAAACTTTCGCATTGCTGCTGAATTGGAGAAAGGTGATTTTTATGGCATGGTATTCCAAGACAGTGATGTGGCAAAATGGTTGGAGGGTGTCGCATATTCATTAGCAATAAGGCCGGATGAAGTGTTGGAGAGGCGTGCTGATATGATTATCGATGTGATCGGGAAAGCTCAGCAAAAAGATGGATATCTCAATACATACTTTACGATTAAGGAACCGGAGCGCAGATGGAAAAACCTGCAAGAATGTCATGAGCTTTATTGTGCAGGACATATGATGGAGGCTGCAGTTGCATATTATGAGGTAACAGGCAAGGAAAAACTTCTCAGGGTCATGGAGCGGATGGCGGATCATATTATGGATCAGTTTGGACCGGATAAAAGATCCGGAATTCCAGGCCATCAGGAAATTGAAATTGGGTTGATGAGGTTATATCATACTACGGGAAAGGAAAAATATAGCGATCTGGCCCAGTATTTTATTGACGAACGAGGTAAGAACCCTTATTTTTTTAAAGATGAGAACGAGCAACGGGGTTGGACGCATTTCGGAATAGATCCCATGGATACAAAATATAACCAGAGTTATGCACCCGTTCGGGAACAGAAAACGGCGGAAGGGCATAGTGTCAGAGCTGCTTATATGTATACTGCAATGGCAGATATTGCAGGAAAGACAGGAGAAGAAGAGCTTTTGCAGGCATGTGAAACTCTTTGGGATAATATAACTGAAAGGAGAATGTATCTAACCGGAGGTATTGGTTCTACTGTGGAAGGAGAGGCTTTCTCCCTTGATTATGATTTGCCCAATGATACAATATATGCTGAAACTTGTGCATCTATTGGTCTTGTTTTCTTTGCTAAAAAAATGTTGGATATCCATCCATCCAATAAATATGCTGATGTGATGGAGAGAGCATTGTATAACGGAATTTTGAGCGGTATGCAGCTGGATGGGAAGAGATTTTTCTATGTAAATCCATTGGAAGTTAATCCTGAGATTTCAGGGAAGCTGTATGGACATAAGCATGTCCTTCCCGAAAGACCAGGTTGGTATGCTTGTGCTTGTTGCCCGCCTAATGTGGTCAGACTGCTGATGTCTCTTGGAAAATATGCGTGGAGTGAGTCAGAGGATACGATTTATTCACATCTTTACCTGGGGGGTAATGCGGAGTTTAAATATGCTGATATCGAAGTGAAGAGCCTCTATCCATGGGAAGGAAATATAATCTATACCATAAATCCTAAGCAAGATAATATATGTTTCACACTTGCAATCAGAATCCCATCCTATGTAAAAAATAGAACGATTCAGTTAAATGGGGAATTAATTAAGGATGCAGAGGAGAAGGATGGATACTTGTATTTGTCCAGGATATGGGAAAAGGGTGACAAGGTTGAAATTACTTTTCCCATGGAAATTAGAAAAATTTATTGTAATACCAAAGTAAGGGAAAATGAAGGTTGTGTAGCATTAATGAGAGGACCTTTCGTTTACGCTTTTGAAGGTGTAGACAATGGAGAACATTTACAAGAACTTAGAATTCCGAAAGAAACAGAATTTGCAGTATCTGTATGTGAAAATGAGCCGCTGGAGGGTATGGTGATTATTGAACTGAACGGAATTCGGATGCATGGCAGTAAGGCACTTTATACGGAAGAAAAACCGATAGCAGAACATGTAAGAATAAAGGCAATACCTTATTTCGCTTGGGGAAACAGAGGATTGAACCAGATGAAGGTCTGGGTATTGGAAACAGAATAG
- a CDS encoding carbohydrate ABC transporter permease, with protein MTEGFKKICLKSILYLVLTTFSFASIYPLIWMAFNSLKNNEEIFSTNVYGFPTNFRIENYVNAITQFNILLFFKNSTFVAIITVTFTILIALMFSYATARMRWRLSNAVRIYAILGMFIPVQIIIIPLVILVRDLHLQDTLLSVIIPYIVFNLSFTSMVFYAFFRSIPYEMEESAAIDGANIYTCFFLIIMPLVKPAIASASIFIFLNSWNELFTALIVISNNALKTLPLGLVYFQGKFATDWGASAAALTIASIAPIILYLIFSKQVENALTIGAAVKG; from the coding sequence TTGACAGAAGGATTTAAAAAAATCTGTTTAAAATCAATACTTTATCTTGTTTTAACAACATTCTCATTTGCTTCAATTTATCCGCTTATCTGGATGGCATTTAACTCTCTAAAAAATAATGAAGAGATATTTTCAACTAATGTATATGGTTTTCCAACAAACTTCCGTATTGAAAATTATGTAAATGCAATAACGCAATTTAATATACTATTATTTTTTAAAAATAGTACATTTGTAGCAATTATAACTGTAACATTTACTATATTGATTGCTTTAATGTTTTCCTATGCCACAGCCAGGATGAGATGGAGGTTATCAAATGCAGTGAGAATTTATGCAATTTTGGGCATGTTTATTCCTGTACAGATTATTATTATACCTCTTGTTATTCTTGTCAGAGATCTTCATCTGCAAGATACGTTGTTATCAGTGATTATTCCTTATATTGTATTTAATCTTTCCTTTACATCCATGGTATTCTATGCTTTTTTCAGATCAATTCCATATGAGATGGAGGAATCGGCTGCAATTGATGGAGCCAATATATATACTTGCTTTTTTTTAATTATTATGCCTTTGGTTAAACCTGCGATAGCGTCAGCTTCCATATTTATTTTTCTGAATTCGTGGAATGAGTTGTTTACTGCACTTATTGTAATTTCAAATAATGCTTTAAAAACATTACCTCTCGGATTGGTTTATTTTCAAGGTAAATTTGCAACTGATTGGGGTGCCTCCGCTGCTGCGTTGACGATTGCTAGTATAGCACCTATTATTTTGTATCTGATTTTCAGTAAACAAGTAGAGAATGCACTTACAATCGGAGCAGCAGTAAAAGGGTAA
- a CDS encoding carbohydrate ABC transporter permease: protein MNKFLNKKSAIFIFVMPFLALYTLMMIYPIFQTLIKSFYDWDGITEPIFTGLENYKTILKDPDFIPSLKNGLIFAAVVFIYQQGVATVMALIFSTKTLRIKGRAFFKTSFFIPVVLSVTVVGQLWSQLYNYDHGLINNILGIFGENHKIAFLSDPKVAIYSVAFTNAWQFMGIMFVFIYTAIKSIPEQYYEAATIDGASSMTIHRKITLPLIAETYKFTFVMSITGGLKAFDNMFVMTGGGPGGSTMTLSYLMYKSAFQKGEFGYGCVSAVILVAECLLFTLIINKFMARERIIY, encoded by the coding sequence ATGAATAAATTTTTAAACAAGAAATCTGCAATATTTATATTTGTAATGCCATTTTTAGCGTTGTACACATTGATGATGATATATCCGATATTTCAGACATTAATAAAAAGCTTTTATGATTGGGATGGTATTACTGAGCCTATTTTTACCGGATTAGAAAATTATAAAACAATATTAAAAGATCCTGATTTTATTCCTTCTTTAAAGAATGGGCTTATTTTTGCTGCCGTTGTTTTCATTTACCAACAAGGAGTAGCGACCGTTATGGCACTCATATTTTCAACGAAGACACTCCGTATTAAAGGTAGGGCATTTTTTAAAACTAGTTTTTTCATTCCGGTTGTATTATCAGTAACGGTTGTTGGACAATTGTGGTCTCAACTATATAACTACGATCATGGATTGATCAATAATATTTTGGGAATATTCGGTGAAAATCACAAGATAGCATTTCTATCTGATCCCAAAGTAGCAATTTACTCTGTAGCATTTACTAATGCCTGGCAATTTATGGGGATTATGTTTGTATTTATTTATACTGCAATTAAATCAATACCGGAACAATATTATGAAGCGGCAACGATTGATGGAGCATCGTCTATGACAATTCATAGGAAAATTACGCTCCCGCTGATAGCGGAAACCTATAAGTTCACTTTTGTTATGTCGATTACAGGTGGTCTAAAAGCCTTTGACAATATGTTTGTTATGACTGGCGGTGGTCCAGGCGGATCAACGATGACACTTTCTTACCTTATGTACAAATCGGCATTCCAAAAAGGAGAATTTGGGTACGGATGTGTTTCTGCAGTCATACTGGTAGCAGAATGCTTGCTGTTTACACTGATTATTAATAAATTTATGGCGCGAGAAAGAATTATATATTAA
- a CDS encoding ABC transporter substrate-binding protein, producing MYKFFSKFKALLMVSIMAISLTACASQTPDNNVSDTVSEAETTATETPAADTPAETVKLKMYAHYTSEDEKSQLDYAMAEMKKIMPNVEIEVDVMPQDSGAKLKTYFATGSLPDIFEVSTSDIATAVNSNSAVPLDDYIQKLNIADQLTPTGQSLLMQQDGHTWGIIGSNTNFAVIYVNKALFEEAGAKVPENYEEFLQAGELLKAKGIVPLGIWLKETWPPLQLFDMFSLTQSQKGITDLDLNGTANASDPAYLNAASKIQEIANKGLISKDAFSMDYDSAVADFKSGKSAMLLCGNWMAQEFGDTMGDDVTLLLPYVLADASEAQAVKDSGVMSGGGFTGGFAVAANSQYKDIAAEYAVQFALKNIEARIVKTGELNTMLEASFTPEKAPNALTNQLSEAVANVKYSTIMGWGFESSKIQTDLGSEVQKLFTGEYAPDEFATNVNAFLEKNRQ from the coding sequence ATGTATAAATTTTTCTCGAAATTTAAAGCATTACTAATGGTATCAATTATGGCTATATCACTGACTGCTTGTGCTTCTCAAACCCCGGATAATAATGTATCTGATACAGTTTCTGAAGCAGAGACTACCGCGACTGAAACACCGGCAGCTGATACTCCCGCTGAAACTGTAAAATTGAAGATGTATGCTCATTATACTTCTGAAGATGAAAAGTCTCAGCTCGATTATGCAATGGCAGAAATGAAAAAAATAATGCCAAATGTTGAAATAGAAGTTGATGTTATGCCGCAAGACAGTGGAGCGAAGTTAAAAACATATTTTGCAACAGGCAGCCTGCCGGATATATTTGAGGTATCTACTTCTGATATTGCTACGGCAGTCAATTCAAATAGTGCTGTTCCGCTAGATGATTATATTCAAAAGCTAAATATAGCAGATCAGCTTACCCCTACAGGGCAGTCGCTTTTAATGCAACAAGATGGGCATACTTGGGGAATAATTGGCTCCAACACAAATTTTGCTGTAATTTATGTTAATAAGGCTCTGTTTGAAGAGGCGGGAGCAAAAGTTCCTGAAAATTATGAAGAGTTCCTTCAGGCTGGAGAATTGTTAAAAGCGAAAGGTATTGTACCGCTTGGAATTTGGCTGAAAGAAACATGGCCTCCCCTACAGCTTTTTGATATGTTTTCTTTAACTCAAAGTCAAAAGGGTATTACAGATTTGGATTTGAATGGCACTGCAAATGCATCGGATCCGGCGTATCTTAATGCAGCTTCTAAAATTCAAGAAATTGCTAATAAAGGACTTATCTCAAAGGATGCATTTTCAATGGACTATGATTCGGCTGTTGCTGATTTTAAGAGCGGAAAATCGGCGATGCTATTATGCGGAAATTGGATGGCCCAGGAATTTGGAGATACGATGGGAGATGATGTAACATTACTTCTGCCATATGTATTAGCTGATGCTTCAGAGGCTCAAGCTGTAAAAGATTCCGGAGTGATGAGTGGCGGAGGTTTCACAGGTGGATTTGCGGTAGCTGCAAATAGCCAATACAAGGACATTGCTGCCGAATATGCTGTGCAATTCGCTTTAAAAAATATCGAAGCAAGAATTGTAAAGACCGGCGAGCTTAATACAATGTTAGAGGCATCGTTTACTCCGGAAAAAGCTCCCAACGCATTGACAAATCAGCTTTCAGAGGCAGTTGCCAATGTAAAATATTCCACCATAATGGGATGGGGCTTTGAGAGCAGCAAAATCCAGACAGATTTAGGTAGTGAGGTACAAAAATTATTTACCGGTGAATATGCCCCGGATGAGTTTGCTACAAATGTTAACGCTTTTCTTGAAAAGAACAGACAATGA